The Engystomops pustulosus chromosome 9, aEngPut4.maternal, whole genome shotgun sequence genome includes a window with the following:
- the LOC140077660 gene encoding uncharacterized protein, which translates to MDLKDMDHHEQVTRGPVEDDELEGHGAVRNIAEEHDDLTEFYSSIGPLISQDPTSISSLQISHSIRPTEHDFHWSPDVLSAFDKLPALNTEEVKSHNYVPGLSLDCQSIGVKDFLLAFQGDPNPHLRKLSEQLKSLGRADIVSAMHREKAALRWLGPVLPEGHLVRDIVPSLWVPLTVKLSLSHPKGYDWKWLAAELGIHRDFIDLWQQQGGVPADNVLKTWQVKVSEATVGRLFDLLIEHREDLAALL; encoded by the exons ATGGATCTGAAAGATATGGATCACCATGAACAAG TTACACGCGGCCCGGTGGAGGATGATGAGCTGGAGGGTCATGGCGCTGTCAGGAATATAGCAGAAGAACATGATGACCTCACTGAGTTTTATTCCAGTATTGGTCCATTAATTTCTCAAGATCCAACTTCTATTTCAAGTCTACAGATTTCTCACTCCATCCGTCCCACAGAACATG ATTTTCACTGGTCTCCAGATGTTCTTTCTGCATTTGACAAACTCCCTGCATTGAATACAGAAGAAGTTAAGAGTCATAActatgtccctggattatcactG GATTGTCAGTCCATAGGTGTCAAAGATTTCTTACTGGCTTTCCAAGGTGATCCGAATCCCCATCTACGGAAACTGTCAGAACAGCTGAAGAGTCTGGGAAGAGCAGATATAGTCAGCGCCATGCACCGGGAGAAGGCAGCTCTGCGCTGGCTGG GTCCAGTGTTACCAGAGGGGCATCTTGTAAGAGACATCGTTCCTTCCCTGTGGGTGCCACTTACAGTGAAGCTCAGCCTGTCTCATCCTAAAG GCTATGATTGGAAATGGTTAGCAGCAGAACTCGGCATCCACCGGGATTTTATTGACCTCTGGCAACAGCAAGGTGGGGTCCCAGCCGACAATGTCCTGAAGACCTGGCAG gtgaaggtgagcgagGCCACTGTGGGACGACTCTTTGATCTACTGATAGAGCACCGGGAAGACCTGGCAGCGCTGCTATGA
- the LOC140077663 gene encoding synaptonemal complex central element protein 1-like, whose product METLLRQIEEMREDGDMDPKMMAVLKKISLAQKDQEQTEAEKQELDKEMEAAQSELQKLYAEKATLKETLVKKQENVRILKLQRDEQLKKEKKQQEQMEETKKGIDDLTNKIKEEKLKQRTQRLDFQDNLEDVMKKHKALAEFYDAKRIEAEIEQIIERKKELLKEEKEKLANLEELKETEARLRQEGALTPENLFLHSEQATYAIKLFEEENQRAKVLLEEATLRKSEVLEKYNRLKSELEDAEKKQIKVSEAPVEAPQPETIRGASLSSSILLPSILFPMLK is encoded by the exons ATGGAAACTTTGCTAAGACAAATTGAGGAGATGCGGGAAG ATGGAGATATGGACCCAAAGATGATGGCTGTTCTAAAGAAGATCTCCCTGGCCCAGAAAG ATCAAGAGCAAACAGAAGCCGAGAAGCAGGAACTAGACAAAGAGATGGAAGCAGCACAGAGCGAACTGCAGAAAC TATATGCCGAAAAGGCAACGCTCAAAGAAACACTAGTGAAGAAACAAG AAAACGTCCGGATCCTCAAATTACAACGGGACGAACAACTGAAGAAAGAAAAGAA ACAACAGGAGCAAATGGAGGAAACCAAAAAGGGGATTGATGATCTCACCAACAAAATTAAGGAAGAGAAGTTAAAGCAGAGAACGCAGAG GCTGGATTTCCAGGATAATTTGGAAGATGTAATGAAAAAGCACAAGGCCCTGGCAGAGTTTTAT GATGCAAAGAGAATTGAAGCAGAGATTGAACAAATAATTGAGCGGAAAAAGGAGCTTCTGAAAGAAG AAAAGGAAAAATTAGCCAATCTGGAAGAACTTAAAGAAACTGAAGCCAGACTGAGACAGGAAGGAGCCCTGACACCAGAGAATCTCTTCCTGCACAGCGAGCAAGCGACATATGCAAT AAAACTATTTGAAGAAGAAAACCAACGTGCCAAGGTCCTGCTGGAGGAGGCAACACTGCGGAAGTCAGAAGTACTGGAAAAGTATAACAG GCTGAAATCAGAGCTGGAGGATGCAGAGAAGAAGCAGATTAAGGTGTCAGAAGCTCCTGTGGAGGCACCACAACCAGAGACAATCAGAGGAGCTTCCCTGTCCAGCAGTATTCTGCTCCCAAGTATTCTATTCCCAATGTTAAAATAG
- the SFT2D3 gene encoding vesicle transport protein SFT2C, translating to MADLGRQLQEYVAQNKAGASGSSPASSPGDRQGSEPGWRAWFSPPSGGLSWSWSAMDPDPFLPGMSGTQRLMAAGLCAGMAALCFALAGLYVPLLLLRARKFAMLWSMGSLLGLCTAALLRGPSRLLREPDPWAFFYLVALGGTLYAALGFRSTPLTLLGAAAQIITGAALLMGLLPGGAAGRRYISAVCGSLMKKGVSKALPV from the coding sequence ATGGCGGACTTGGGCCGGCAGTTACAGGAGTACGTGGCGCAGAATAAGGCCGGCGCTAGTGGCAGTTCCCCGGCCTCCTCCCCCGGGGATCGCCAGGGCTCTGAGCCGGGGTGGCGCGCCTGGTTCTCCCCTCCCAGCGGCGGCCTGTCGTGGTCATGGAGCGCTATGGATCCGGACCCTTTCCTGCCGGGGATGTCCGGGACGCAGAGGCTGATGGCGGCCGGGCTGTGTGCGGGCATGGCGGCTCTGTGCTTCGCTCTGGCCGGGCTCTATGTGCCGCTCTTGTTGCTGCGGGCCCGGAAGTTCGCCATGCTGTGGTCTATGGGCTCGCTGCTGGGGCTGTGCACGGCCGCTCTCCTGCGGGGCCCCAGCCGCCTGCTCCGGGAGCCCGACCCCTGGGCCTTCTTCTACCTAGTCGCCCTGGGGGGTACGCTGTACGCGGCGCTGGGCTTCCGGAGCACCCCGctcacattactgggggccgcGGCGCAGATCATCACCGGGGCCGCGCTCCTCATGGGACTACTACCGGGCGGCGCCGCGGGGAGGCGCTATATCAGTGCGGTGTGCGGGAGCCTGATGAAGAAAGGGGTCTCCAAGGCTCTGCCCGTGTAA